The nucleotide window GGACAACCAGGTGCCAGACTCATGAAGCCCGAAGAAATTTTTCCTGTACTTGAAAAAGGGGTAAAGGCAGGGTGTACCGAAGCCCTTTTTACATTCGGGGAGTACGCAGAGGAGGTTTCGGAGTACAGGAAGTGGCTTAAAGAACTTGGTTATTCTTCCACGCTTGAATATCTTCTATTTCTCTGTGAGACTGCAATCAATGCTGGAATCCTTCCTCATACGAATGCAGGGATTATGACGCGCTCGGAGCTGAAAGCTTTAAAACCCTTGAACGCAAGCATGGGGATTATGCTTGAGAGCACGGCAACCCTGGAAGCCCATAAGGACTGTCCGGGAAAACTTCCTGAACTCAGGCTTAATACTATTCGGGAGGCAGGAAAACTCCTGATTCCCTATACTACAGGCCTCCTTGTAGGAATCGGAGAGGAAAGAAAAGACAGAATCGAATCCCTCGAAGCTATTGCCAGTCTCCATAAAGAATACGGGCACATCCAGGAAGTTATTATCCAGAACTTTACCCCGAAACCCGGAACACCCATGGAAAACTTTCCTGCACCCTCAATAGAAGAAATGACTGATACCATATGCCTGGCCAGACAGATCCTTCCTTCTGACATAGCAGTACAGGTTGCCCCAAACCTTGTAGACCCTAAAGCCCTTATCGCAAAAGGAGTGACTGACCTGGGAGGCATATCCCCCTTGACAATTGACTGGATTAACCCTGAAGCAGAATGGCCTGATGTAAAGGACTTACAGAGGAAACTGAATCCTATTTTGCTCAGAGAACGCCTGCCAATTTACCCTCGGTATGTAAAAAAAATGTGGTACTCGGATCGGATAGGCGAACTTATAGAACAACTCTCGGATACTGACGGTTACAGGAAAAAGCCCTGAACAGAGGGCATGAGGAGGAATTAAAAAATGAACACTGAGATTCCCGAAGATCTTATGGAACGCGCATGCAAGGGAAGGAGCACAAAGGAAGATGGGCTCTTACTCCTGGAAATACCTCCTTTCGAACTCTTCAGATTTGCGGACGAACTTCGCTCCCTTACGACAGGAAATACGGTTACTTACGTCGTGAACAGGAATATTAACTTTACTAGCAGATGTGTGGGAACCTGCGGATTTTGCGCATTCAGGACGAACAATGGTAAAGTCCTCAGCATAGAAGAAATTATTGAAAAGGTTAGAGAAGCTGAGAGAGCAAAAGCTACCGAAGTCTGTATCCAGGGAGGGCTTCTACCGGATGTGGGCCTGGACTTTTATCAGGGAATTACAGAAGCCATAAAAGCCGAGTTTCCTGAAATGCATATTCACGCTTTCTCCCCGATGGAGGTTTACCATGCTTCTCGTATTAGTGGTGTGAAGGTAAGTGAGGCCCTCTCAAAGCTGAAACGAAGCGGGCTTGATACAATGCCGGGAACTGCAGCCGAAATCCTCTCTGACCGTGTTAGAGAAATTATCTGCCCTTCAAAACTCAGTACAGAGGAATGGGTTAAAGTAGTTACACAGGCACATGCTGCAGGAATTCCTACGACTGCAACCATGATGTACGGGCATGTCGAAACTCCTGAAGAAAGAATAGAACACATCCTGACTATCAGAGAGATTCAGAAAGAGACTGGAGGAATTACTGAATTTGTGCCTTTGCCTTTTATGCCTTATAATAATCCTGTTGGAGAAAAAATGATTCGAGAGGGAAGGTACGCTACTCCGGGCCTTGAGGATCTGAAAATCTATGCTATCTCACGTATCCTTCTTCACGGGCATGTAGATAATATTCAGGCAAGCTGGGTAAAACTGGGGAAGAAACTTTCCCAGTTTGCTCTCAGTTGTGGTGCAAACGACCTCGGAGGCACACTTATGGAAGAGAGCATTTCCAGATTGGCAGGAGCCCCTAATGGAGAAAGTATTTCCGTTGAAGAACTGGAATGGATGATTTACGGAGCCGGCAGGGTCCCTAAAGAGAGGACAACCCTTTACAAAGGGGTACGTGAACTGGCTTCCAGGAACCCTGGAAGAACTACCGGATGCGGAGTCTCAGAATAAGCTGGATATTAAAACAACAGTCAGGAAATTATGGATTTTAAAAAGGATGATCGGATGTACGCGAAAAAACCGACAACTCCAGAAGACGTAATTGAAAGGGCATATAAGGGGAAATGTACTAAAGAGGATGCTCTCCTCCTGCTTGAAGGAAACCCTTTTGAGCTTTTTGAACTCGCCAATAATCTGCGCGCCAGTATTGTAGGCGATGTAGTCAGCTATGTGGTGAACAGGAATATCTATATCACAAACAAATGTGTTGGAAACTGCGGGTTCTGTGCTTACAGAACAGAGAAAGGATTTATCCTGAGTGTTGAAGAAATCCTGGAAAAAGTAGGAGAAGCGAAAAAAGCCGGAGCTGTGGAGGTATGCATCCAGGGTGGATACATTCCGGAAGCTGACATGGAGTTTTATCTTGAGATAATAGAATCTGTAAAAGCCGAATTCCCTGATATGTGTATTCATGCCCTGTCCGCTATGGAAGTAAATTACGCAGCAGGAATCTCAGGCATGTCGGTTGAAGAAGCCCTGAGCAGACTTAAAAAAAGTGGGCTTGATTCCCTTACCGGGACTTCGGCCGAGATTCTTTCCGACAGAGTAAGAAAAATTATCTGTCCTGGGAAAATCAACACCCAGCAGTGGATTGATACCATAACTGCAGCACATAAAGCAGGAATTTCCACCAATTCCACTATCATGTACGGACATGTCGAAACCCTTGAGGAGCGTCTGGACCATGTCTTTATTATCCGTGAAATTCAGAAAGAGACAGGCGGGTTTACCGAACTTATCCCTATGGCCTTTTTGCCTTACAATAACCCTATAGGGGAAAAGATGCTTGCATCCGGAAAATTCTCGACCACAGGGCTTGAAGACCTTCAGCTCATAGCTATTTCCCGAGTAATTTTGCATACTTATGTTAAAAATATTCAGGCTACATGGGTAAAGTTAGGAAAGAAACTCGCTCAGGTAGCTTTGCAGTGCGGAGCAAACGACCTTGGAGGCACGCTTATGGAAGACCAGATCTCTACAGCTTCAGGGGGCAGTAATGGGGAATATGTATCGCCTGCCGAGTTCGAATGGATGATAAAAGGGGCAGGAAGAACACCTGTGCAGAGGGACACCCTGTACCGGAAAGTGGAGCGAGATTTTTCTGGCAGGATGGGCTCCCTTCCCGGTTTAGAAAAGACAAAGATAGGTAGCAGAGAGTAAACTTCCGAGTCGCAAGCCTTTTCAAAAAACTGCTTGCCCGCAAGCCTTTTCAAAAAAGGCTTGAGCGAAAACTTTTTGAGAAAAGGTTTTATCGAAAACCTGATAACCATTTGGATTTGAGCTTATCCCCAAACCCTATCGGCGTGATCACAAGCTTTTTAAAAAAAGGCTTGAGCGAAAACCCCGATTAACGTTTGGGTTTGAGGACGGAGTGAATTCGATTCAGGTCGTTGTAGCTCCCGAGTTTAGACTCGGGAGCGTTGTCCGTTTCGCTCACTCGTTCGCTCAAGCGGACTAATTTATAAAATAGAAACTGAACCTTGGCTGAGAGGGCGAGTTTTACAAAGTTACTTATTTCCTGTGTGCCTTTCTCAGTGTGGTTAATGATATAGAATAACCCAGAGACGTGGAAAGTGCCTGCAAGTCGGAACCGAGGAAAAACGAGTTTTCTTTCCGGGCCGGAAAGGTTTTAATTAATTATATAATTTCAGGTAATTAGTATAATACTCATTTATATTATATTTATATCTATATTTATATCTATATTTATATTTATATCTATATTTATATCCTACTTAGATTTTCAGGAGTTCAGATGAAAGCCGTAATTCCCTATAAAAAAGCCAGCGCAAAATCCAGATTGTCTCCTGTTCTGACTCGGGAAGAGAGAGAAGAGTTTGTGGAACTGATGCTGAATCAGGTAATAGACACCCTTAAAGAAGCCGGAATAGGAACAATCGATATTCTCAGTCCTTCGACGTACGGGCTTGAAAATATGACGAAAGCTAATGTGCTTCTGGATAAAAGCGACCTGAATGAGGCTCTTAACAGGTACCTTAAGCAGGCTGAGGAACCAGTTATTATTGTTATGGCAGACCTTCCACTTCTGTCCTCCAAGCACGTAAAAGAGATTATTTCGACTAAAAAGGACGTCTGCATCGTTCCTGGGAAAGGCGGGGGTACAAACTCACTTTTCATAAAAAACCCTTCAAGGTACACTGTCAGGTATTACGGTTCGAGTTTTTTGACGCATTGCTCCATTGCAGAAGAAACAGGACAGAGCATTGAGGTCTACGATTCTCTTTTTGCGGGCACTGATATTGATGAGCCCGAAGATCTGGTCGAACTGCTTATACACGGAAGCGGAGCTGCGAAAGATTATATAAGCAAAAAGTTCAGGCTTGAGATGAGCAGGGGAAGGGTCAGACTGGTTTATATTTAAGAACAATCTTCTTGACCAGAATCACATATGTTTGTCTGTAAATTCAAGATTGACTAATCAATCAGTAAATTTAAATAAGTAATATGCCTATTATGCTATGAATAAAAAACCCAATGATTCATTGAGATTAGTATTTTTGATTTTGGGTAGTGAAGTAAGGATATACAGAATCAGCAAAAATGTGGATGGGCTATTTTCAGAAGAGGCGAGCCTGTGAGATCTTTTACATCTGAAGAAAGAGAGATCATAAGAAACAAAATCATAGATCGGGGTAAAGAATGCTTTGCCATATATGGAATAAAGAAAACGAGCATTGAAGATCTTACCAGAGACCTTGGAATTGCAAAAAGTTCTTTTTACTCTTTTTTCAATAGCAAAGAGGATCTTTTTCTACAGATATATACGGAAGAGCGAGAAGCCTTAAAGGGCAACTTATTAGAAAATTCCTTCCTGAAATACAGGAAGGAACCTGATAAAGCGATAAAGGCTTATCTGCATTATGTACTGGATATTGCGAATAAACACCCTGTCTGGAGAAAAGTTTACATTGAAAAAGAGCACCTTGAACTGACGATTTCCCGATCTTCAGAGGAAAAAATTAAAAATATTCATCGAGAAAACGTAAAAATGATTCTACCTTTTTTTGAAGAGTGGGCAGCCGCAGGTCTTCTGATAGACAAAAATGCCAGGATTCTTGCTGAAACCACATATGCGGTTCTTTCCCTTATCCACTTAAGG belongs to Methanosarcina barkeri 3 and includes:
- the cofH gene encoding 5-amino-6-(D-ribitylamino)uracil--L-tyrosine 4-hydroxyphenyl transferase CofH, with product MYAKKPTTPEDVIERAYKGKCTKEDALLLLEGNPFELFELANNLRASIVGDVVSYVVNRNIYITNKCVGNCGFCAYRTEKGFILSVEEILEKVGEAKKAGAVEVCIQGGYIPEADMEFYLEIIESVKAEFPDMCIHALSAMEVNYAAGISGMSVEEALSRLKKSGLDSLTGTSAEILSDRVRKIICPGKINTQQWIDTITAAHKAGISTNSTIMYGHVETLEERLDHVFIIREIQKETGGFTELIPMAFLPYNNPIGEKMLASGKFSTTGLEDLQLIAISRVILHTYVKNIQATWVKLGKKLAQVALQCGANDLGGTLMEDQISTASGGSNGEYVSPAEFEWMIKGAGRTPVQRDTLYRKVERDFSGRMGSLPGLEKTKIGSRE
- the cofG gene encoding 7,8-didemethyl-8-hydroxy-5-deazariboflavin synthase CofG; its protein translation is MTYSKNVFVPVTNICRNRCGYCGFRREPGQPGARLMKPEEIFPVLEKGVKAGCTEALFTFGEYAEEVSEYRKWLKELGYSSTLEYLLFLCETAINAGILPHTNAGIMTRSELKALKPLNASMGIMLESTATLEAHKDCPGKLPELRLNTIREAGKLLIPYTTGLLVGIGEERKDRIESLEAIASLHKEYGHIQEVIIQNFTPKPGTPMENFPAPSIEEMTDTICLARQILPSDIAVQVAPNLVDPKALIAKGVTDLGGISPLTIDWINPEAEWPDVKDLQRKLNPILLRERLPIYPRYVKKMWYSDRIGELIEQLSDTDGYRKKP
- the cofC gene encoding 2-phospho-L-lactate guanylyltransferase, which gives rise to MKAVIPYKKASAKSRLSPVLTREEREEFVELMLNQVIDTLKEAGIGTIDILSPSTYGLENMTKANVLLDKSDLNEALNRYLKQAEEPVIIVMADLPLLSSKHVKEIISTKKDVCIVPGKGGGTNSLFIKNPSRYTVRYYGSSFLTHCSIAEETGQSIEVYDSLFAGTDIDEPEDLVELLIHGSGAAKDYISKKFRLEMSRGRVRLVYI
- a CDS encoding TetR/AcrR family transcriptional regulator, whose translation is MRSFTSEEREIIRNKIIDRGKECFAIYGIKKTSIEDLTRDLGIAKSSFYSFFNSKEDLFLQIYTEEREALKGNLLENSFLKYRKEPDKAIKAYLHYVLDIANKHPVWRKVYIEKEHLELTISRSSEEKIKNIHRENVKMILPFFEEWAAAGLLIDKNARILAETTYAVLSLIHLRNEIEDEDFQDIMDILIDLLAENIIKK
- the cofH gene encoding 5-amino-6-(D-ribitylamino)uracil--L-tyrosine 4-hydroxyphenyl transferase CofH, producing the protein MNTEIPEDLMERACKGRSTKEDGLLLLEIPPFELFRFADELRSLTTGNTVTYVVNRNINFTSRCVGTCGFCAFRTNNGKVLSIEEIIEKVREAERAKATEVCIQGGLLPDVGLDFYQGITEAIKAEFPEMHIHAFSPMEVYHASRISGVKVSEALSKLKRSGLDTMPGTAAEILSDRVREIICPSKLSTEEWVKVVTQAHAAGIPTTATMMYGHVETPEERIEHILTIREIQKETGGITEFVPLPFMPYNNPVGEKMIREGRYATPGLEDLKIYAISRILLHGHVDNIQASWVKLGKKLSQFALSCGANDLGGTLMEESISRLAGAPNGESISVEELEWMIYGAGRVPKERTTLYKGVRELASRNPGRTTGCGVSE